From the Methanobacterium petrolearium genome, one window contains:
- a CDS encoding nitroreductase family protein — protein MEFKDLIQERYSVRNYQSRPVEDEKLEAVLEAARLAPTAANKQPFRLIVVKTQGKKDQMKRIYHGDWFSEAPLVICACSVKSESWTRRDGRNYVDVDVTIAMDHLIMQAADLGLGTCWIAAFDAEAAKEILKIPENVEPLLFTPLGYPADELGPKSRKELDELVHYEEW, from the coding sequence ATGGAATTTAAGGATTTAATTCAGGAACGATACAGTGTACGCAACTACCAGTCCCGACCAGTTGAGGATGAAAAACTGGAGGCAGTGCTGGAGGCAGCACGCCTGGCACCCACAGCAGCCAATAAACAGCCCTTCCGTTTAATAGTAGTGAAAACCCAGGGGAAAAAAGACCAAATGAAACGTATTTATCATGGGGACTGGTTTTCGGAGGCACCACTGGTTATTTGTGCCTGCAGTGTGAAGTCGGAGTCATGGACGCGTCGGGATGGTCGTAACTATGTGGATGTGGATGTCACCATAGCCATGGACCACCTCATAATGCAAGCTGCTGATCTGGGACTGGGAACCTGCTGGATAGCAGCCTTCGATGCAGAAGCAGCCAAGGAGATTCTCAAAATACCGGAAAATGTGGAGCCATTACTGTTCACACCATTGGGATATCCTGCTGATGAACTTGGACCTAAAAGTAGGAAAGAATTGGATGAACTGGTACATTATGAAGAGTGGTAA
- a CDS encoding ABC transporter ATP-binding protein, which produces MKHVIQVQNLTKRYGKLTAVDHINFEVERGEIFGFLGPNGAGKTTTLRMLTGIIQPDEGVANILGFNIQKEPLKAKQNIGVVPETSNAYVDLSAWQNMMLMSELYGIPRKKAEERAKSLLERLNLYHRKDDKVKGFSKGMKQRLILCMALVNDPILVFLDEPTSGLDVASRQLIREILQKFPDQGKTIFLTTHNMNEANHLCDRVAIINQGKIAAIDRPEKLKKTVKKLKSVEVSFDRTVDIQSLSEISHIKELKKEGDKFIVYTDNVNGLIHSLTNFAGLNGLKIVTLNTRDPSLEEVFVELTGEA; this is translated from the coding sequence ATGAAACATGTAATTCAGGTTCAAAATCTGACAAAAAGGTATGGGAAACTCACAGCAGTTGACCATATTAACTTTGAGGTTGAGAGAGGGGAGATATTCGGATTTTTGGGTCCTAACGGTGCTGGGAAAACCACCACCCTAAGGATGTTAACCGGTATCATTCAACCTGATGAAGGAGTAGCAAATATTTTAGGATTCAACATTCAAAAGGAACCTCTAAAAGCAAAACAGAATATAGGAGTGGTTCCTGAGACATCCAATGCTTATGTTGACCTTTCTGCCTGGCAAAATATGATGTTAATGTCCGAACTCTATGGAATCCCCAGAAAAAAGGCCGAAGAAAGGGCTAAAAGTCTTTTAGAAAGGTTAAATCTTTATCACCGCAAAGATGATAAGGTCAAGGGATTTTCCAAGGGCATGAAACAAAGACTGATCCTCTGCATGGCTCTGGTGAATGATCCCATCTTAGTCTTTCTGGATGAACCCACCTCTGGCCTTGATGTTGCCAGCAGACAGTTAATCCGGGAAATTCTTCAGAAATTTCCAGATCAGGGAAAAACAATCTTTTTAACCACACATAACATGAATGAAGCCAACCATCTCTGTGACAGAGTGGCCATCATCAACCAGGGCAAAATTGCAGCCATTGATCGTCCTGAAAAGCTTAAAAAGACTGTTAAGAAGCTGAAATCCGTTGAGGTGAGCTTTGACAGGACTGTAGATATTCAGAGTTTATCAGAGATATCCCACATCAAGGAACTGAAAAAAGAAGGAGATAAATTCATAGTATACACTGATAATGTCAACGGCCTGATTCATTCCCTCACCAATTTCGCGGGTTTAAATGGGTTGAAGATAGTGACTTTAAACACACGGGATCCTTCCCTGGAAGAAGTTTTCGTAGAACTAACAGGTGAGGCTTAA
- a CDS encoding ABC transporter permease, whose protein sequence is MQINQFLDQFKRSLGVMKKDIRIYYLKGPVVIFGFLMPLFLFLAFFIGSRDLSIDFLISGLITMTVFFTATAVSPVIAPWEAQVQTLERLISAPISITTLIFGDMLASFIFGIIIPILPIAISLAMGVNIIQPIILLLGILLATACFSSFGLILSSPPANAPSNVMMISSLVRFPLVFLSGIFIPIEQMPYWGKIIASFFPLTYLADLTRYSINGANYYPIQVDFVVIIFFTILFFFLAVQLHKRTIYKRI, encoded by the coding sequence ATGCAGATAAACCAATTTCTGGATCAGTTCAAACGTTCCCTGGGAGTTATGAAAAAAGATATCCGGATATACTATTTAAAGGGGCCAGTGGTTATATTCGGATTTTTAATGCCACTATTCCTGTTTTTAGCCTTTTTCATTGGTAGCAGAGATTTATCCATTGATTTTCTAATATCAGGTTTAATAACCATGACGGTATTTTTCACTGCCACTGCTGTTTCTCCGGTGATCGCACCCTGGGAAGCTCAGGTGCAAACCCTGGAAAGATTAATATCAGCCCCTATCTCCATCACAACACTCATTTTTGGTGACATGCTGGCATCTTTTATATTTGGAATTATAATCCCCATCTTACCCATTGCCATAAGTTTAGCCATGGGTGTGAATATAATCCAGCCCATCATCCTTTTATTAGGGATACTTCTGGCTACTGCCTGTTTTTCATCCTTTGGTTTGATATTATCTTCACCACCAGCTAATGCACCTTCCAATGTCATGATGATCTCATCCCTGGTCCGTTTTCCCCTGGTATTTCTCAGCGGTATATTCATACCCATAGAACAAATGCCATATTGGGGGAAGATAATAGCCTCATTTTTTCCTTTAACCTACCTCGCAGATCTAACCAGATATTCTATAAACGGGGCGAATTACTACCCAATTCAAGTAGATTTCGTAGTCATCATATTTTTTACGATTCTGTTCTTCTTTTTAGCAGTTCAACTGCATAAAAGAACAATATACAAAAGAATATAA